The proteins below come from a single Anaerolineales bacterium genomic window:
- the gatB gene encoding Asp-tRNA(Asn)/Glu-tRNA(Gln) amidotransferase subunit GatB, which produces MPDFEAVIGLETHIQLNTQSKIFCACKADSWGAEPNTNICPVCTGLPGVLPTLNQRAVEKAVLLASAMHAESIQELSFFARKNYFYPDLPKGYQISQYDEPLARGGYFDLPLPSGATRRLTIHKLHLEEDAGKTVHAAGRRLIDFNRCGVPLVEMVTGPDLRSADEAAHYLIRLRQLLRWLGISEADMERGHLRCDGNVSIRRAGETVLNPKTEIKNVNSIDSLREALAAEIARQVRQVESGHSIRPWTLDWDEASGTLRKMRSKETEADYRYFREPDLLPLRIEPAWKAQALSELPELPLARKQRFIDQYGLPAYDAEILTEERSLSDYFEAAVLAYGGEPKAVSNWMMNDVLRLLRDLGLSAGDLRLRPNDLAQVIRMVEARQINAATGKTLLEKVEQTGQPPAELVARQGLGQVADEQALRGLAEAVLEENPDQVATYRAGKGTLIGWFVGQVMRKSGGKADPNLARQVLETLLIETDG; this is translated from the coding sequence ATGCCAGACTTTGAAGCCGTGATCGGCCTGGAGACTCATATCCAGCTCAACACGCAGAGCAAGATCTTCTGCGCCTGCAAGGCCGACTCCTGGGGAGCCGAGCCCAACACCAACATCTGCCCGGTGTGCACCGGCCTGCCGGGCGTACTCCCGACCCTCAATCAACGGGCGGTGGAGAAGGCGGTCCTGCTGGCCAGCGCCATGCACGCCGAATCCATCCAGGAGCTCTCGTTCTTTGCCCGCAAGAACTACTTCTATCCCGACCTGCCAAAGGGCTACCAGATCAGCCAGTATGACGAGCCGCTGGCACGCGGCGGGTACTTCGACCTTCCGCTTCCATCGGGCGCCACGCGCCGCCTGACCATCCACAAGCTCCATCTGGAGGAGGATGCCGGCAAGACTGTTCACGCCGCCGGGCGCAGGCTGATCGACTTCAACCGCTGCGGTGTACCCCTGGTCGAGATGGTTACCGGCCCCGATCTGCGCAGCGCCGACGAGGCGGCGCACTACCTGATCCGCCTGCGCCAGCTGCTGCGCTGGCTGGGGATCTCAGAAGCCGACATGGAGCGCGGCCATCTGCGCTGCGATGGCAATGTCTCGATCCGCCGGGCGGGCGAGACCGTGCTCAATCCCAAGACGGAGATCAAGAACGTCAACTCGATCGACTCGCTGCGCGAGGCGCTTGCGGCCGAGATCGCACGCCAGGTGCGCCAGGTGGAAAGCGGCCACTCGATCCGGCCATGGACGCTGGATTGGGACGAAGCCTCCGGCACCCTGCGCAAGATGCGCTCGAAGGAGACCGAAGCCGACTACCGCTACTTCCGTGAACCGGATCTGCTGCCGCTGCGGATCGAACCTGCGTGGAAGGCGCAGGCCCTCTCTGAGCTTCCCGAGCTGCCGCTCGCCCGCAAGCAGCGCTTCATCGACCAGTACGGCCTGCCTGCCTACGACGCCGAGATTCTGACGGAGGAGCGCAGCCTCTCCGATTACTTTGAGGCGGCGGTCTTGGCCTACGGTGGCGAGCCCAAGGCCGTCTCCAACTGGATGATGAACGATGTGCTGCGCCTGCTGCGCGATCTCGGCCTGAGCGCCGGCGATCTGCGGCTGCGCCCCAACGATCTCGCCCAGGTCATCCGCATGGTTGAGGCCCGCCAGATCAATGCCGCCACCGGGAAGACGCTGCTCGAGAAGGTCGAGCAAACCGGCCAACCCCCGGCCGAACTGGTTGCGCGCCAAGGCCTGGGGCAGGTGGCGGATGAGCAGGCACTGCGGGGCCTGGCCGAGGCCGTCCTGGAGGAGAACCCCGATCAGGTGGCGACCTATCGTGCCGGCAAGGGGACTCTCATCGGTTGGTTCGTCGGACAAGTGATGCGCAAGTCCGGCGGCAAGGCCGACCCCAATCTGGCGCGCCAGGTCCTCGAAACGCTTCTGATTGAAACCGATGGGTGA
- a CDS encoding alpha/beta hydrolase, translating into MSRPHRLPPAPESGFVDLGGLRTHTLHWTPAQPRTPVLLLHGLASNARIWELSAPRLAAAGYDTWAIDLRGHGLSGKPDGGYGFSAIVADIGCFVRMRRLRRPLLVGHSWGAYLAIDFAVRHSGGAYAPCGLVLVDGGMSQLADIPGASWPSVRDWLAPPRLAGLTLEGLRRRLTAPGRAWTPNARAQEILIANFEVDSRGRIRPHLTRRRHLQLLRSIWEYRAYQAYAALSCPVLLLPAVPPSPRTPDEDRLLAQKRRGVAIACERIREVQVSWMRDTIHDVPLQRPLALANQILRFAGQVV; encoded by the coding sequence ATGAGTCGGCCGCACCGTCTGCCGCCTGCACCTGAGTCGGGCTTCGTCGACCTCGGCGGTCTGCGCACCCACACCCTGCATTGGACGCCGGCCCAGCCCAGGACGCCCGTCCTGCTCTTGCACGGTCTGGCTTCCAACGCCCGCATCTGGGAGTTGTCGGCGCCGCGCCTCGCCGCCGCCGGCTACGATACCTGGGCGATCGACCTGCGCGGGCATGGACTGAGCGGGAAGCCGGACGGCGGCTATGGCTTCTCCGCCATCGTTGCCGATATTGGATGCTTTGTGCGCATGCGCCGACTGCGTCGGCCGCTGCTGGTTGGCCACTCCTGGGGAGCCTACCTGGCGATTGACTTCGCCGTTCGTCATTCAGGCGGCGCCTATGCTCCCTGCGGCCTGGTCTTGGTCGATGGCGGCATGAGTCAGCTGGCCGACATCCCCGGTGCTTCCTGGCCCAGCGTGCGTGATTGGCTCGCACCCCCGCGCCTCGCCGGCCTGACGCTGGAAGGCTTGCGCCGGCGGTTGACCGCCCCCGGGCGGGCCTGGACTCCGAACGCCCGTGCGCAGGAGATCCTGATCGCCAACTTCGAGGTCGATTCACGGGGTCGGATTCGTCCGCATCTGACTCGCCGGCGTCACCTGCAGCTCCTGCGCTCGATCTGGGAGTACCGTGCCTATCAGGCGTATGCCGCGCTATCCTGCCCGGTGCTCTTGCTGCCGGCCGTCCCACCCTCGCCCCGCACGCCCGACGAGGACCGCCTCCTTGCACAGAAGCGCAGAGGGGTCGCGATCGCCTGCGAGCGGATTCGCGAGGTGCAGGTGAGCTGGATGCGCGACACGATCCATGACGTCCCGCTCCAGCGTCCGTTGGCTCTCGCGAACCAAATACTGCGGTTCGCCGGACAGGTGGTCTGA
- a CDS encoding GNAT family N-acetyltransferase encodes MIGHPGRGEFSLRPARAGDQASIRRLVRQGRINPSGLDWRRFVVAVDGEQRVIGCGQIKPHRGHAPELASIVVDPHWRGGGVASAIIHSLMQAGPPLWLVCRSRLAPFYARFGFRALSPRDPAPAHFRRLLRLGRWLNPLSPANSRLSVMVWKG; translated from the coding sequence GTGATCGGCCATCCGGGGCGTGGGGAGTTCAGCCTGCGGCCGGCCCGCGCCGGAGACCAGGCCTCAATCCGGCGGTTGGTGCGCCAGGGGCGCATCAACCCGAGCGGGCTGGACTGGCGGCGATTCGTAGTCGCCGTCGATGGCGAGCAACGGGTGATCGGCTGCGGCCAGATTAAGCCGCACCGAGGCCACGCCCCCGAGCTGGCTTCGATCGTGGTGGACCCCCACTGGCGGGGTGGCGGCGTGGCGAGCGCCATCATTCACAGCCTGATGCAGGCCGGGCCGCCGCTGTGGCTGGTGTGTCGCTCACGGCTTGCCCCCTTCTATGCCCGCTTCGGTTTCCGGGCGCTCTCGCCGCGCGATCCGGCGCCCGCCCATTTCCGTCGGCTGCTTCGCCTCGGACGATGGCTCAACCCCCTGTCCCCCGCCAACAGCCGACTGAGCGTCATGGTGTGGAAGGGGTAG
- a CDS encoding roadblock/LC7 domain-containing protein translates to MKAILDDLNAVAGVTGAFVCDGDGRLLASSLKTPISDDILAMVAKTLNRTAEGVHSLQGKKATDVEMVFESGIVVLKPLEPGCLCILCTPKVSIPMLNLTANMAARQAKKAIAGGAVALAPGPAPAGKGIPS, encoded by the coding sequence ATGAAAGCCATACTGGACGATCTCAACGCCGTGGCTGGCGTCACCGGCGCTTTCGTGTGTGATGGCGACGGCCGCCTGTTGGCCTCCTCCCTCAAGACCCCGATCTCAGACGACATCCTGGCCATGGTGGCCAAGACCCTCAACCGCACGGCGGAGGGGGTGCACAGCCTTCAGGGTAAGAAGGCGACGGATGTTGAGATGGTGTTTGAGTCGGGGATCGTGGTGCTCAAGCCGCTCGAGCCGGGCTGCCTGTGTATTCTGTGCACCCCGAAGGTCAGTATCCCGATGCTGAACCTCACAGCCAACATGGCCGCTCGCCAAGCGAAGAAGGCGATCGCCGGCGGCGCTGTGGCGTTGGCGCCGGGTCCAGCTCCGGCCGGAAAGGGAATTCCCTCGTAG